The following are encoded in a window of Ricinus communis isolate WT05 ecotype wild-type chromosome 4, ASM1957865v1, whole genome shotgun sequence genomic DNA:
- the LOC125369843 gene encoding uncharacterized protein LOC125369843, translating to MEIAMIRANIEEDSEATMARFLNGLNKNIADLVKLQHYVEFEDMVNIAMKIEKQLKRKVTKSKNKNEIGSKGKGENQTRGIRCFKCLGFGHMARDCPNKREMLMRDGDVESESENENGDEIPPLEDVSDIEYARGDALVVQHTLSLQSKNDEFGEQRENLGSCTNVASTLLVGKLKLPTIKHPKPYKLQWLNDSGVVKVTQQVLVSFSTGRYKDEVWCDVVPMYAGHVLLGRPWQYDRKENKDLFQEDVPNGLPPIRGIEHQIDFIPGASIQNRPAYRCNPEESKEIQKQVSELMEKGYVRESMSPCDVPVLLVPKKDGTWRIKSLDEHVQHLKSVFEVLRTKKLYANLKKCTFFSNEITFLGYIVNDKGIHVDQEKVKVIREWPKPTNVSNVRSFHGLASFYRRFIKDFSTIAAPLTECIKKNVGFKWSKEQDEAFNLLKDKLSSAPLLALPNFSKPFEIECDASGIGIGGVLMQESQPIAFFSEKLSGSSLNYPTYDKEFYALVRVLQTWQHYLCYKEFIIHTDHESLKYLKG from the exons ATGGAAATAGCTATGATAAGGGCTAATATCGAGGAGGATAGTGAGGCCACCATGGCTCGtttcttaaatggattaaataAGAACATAGCTGATCTTGTAAAATTACAACACTATGTGGAGTTTGAAGACATGGTGAATATAGctatgaaaattgaaaagcaGCTCAAACGCAAGGTTACAA AgtcaaagaataaaaatgaaataggcagTAAGGGTAAAGGTGAGAATCAAACTAGAGGAATTAGGTGCTTTAAGTGTCTAGGATTTGGTCATATGGCACGTGACTGTCCTAACAAAAGGGAAATGTTGATGAGAGATGGTGATGTTGAGtctgaaagtgaaaatgaaaatggagATGAAATACCACCTTTAGAAGATGTTAGTGATATTGAATATGCTAGGGGAGATGCTTTGGTTGTACAACACACACTTAGTTTGCAAAGTAAAAATGATGAGTTTGGCGAACAACGTGAAAATCT tggaagttgtacaAATGTTGCTAGTACTTTGCTAGTGGGAAAACTGAAATTACCTACTATTAAACATCCAAAACCTTATAAAttgcaatggttgaatgatagcGGTGTTGTGAAGGTGACTCAGCaagtattagtttctttttctactggtagatataaggatgaggtatGGTGTGATGTTGTACCTATGTATGCTGGTCACGTGTTGTTGGGAAGACCATGGCAATACGATAGGAAG GAAAATAAGGATCTATTTCAAGAAGATGTACCTAATGGTTTGCCACCAATAAGAGGTattgaacatcaaattgacTTCATTCCAGGTGCAAGCATTCAAAATAGACCTGCATATAGATGCAATCCGGAGGAAAGCAAGGAGATCCAAaagcaagtgagtgagcttatggagaAAGGGTATGTTCGAGAAAGCATGAGCCCATGTGATGTTCCTGTATTACTAGTTCCTAAAAAGGATGGAACTTGGAGAAT CAAGAgtttagatgagcatgtacaaCATTTGAAATCTGTTTTTGAAGTGCTTAGAACTAAAAAGTTGTATGCTAATCTAAAGAAATGCACATTTTTCTCTAATGAAATTACATTTCTTGgttatattgttaatgacaaAGGAATacatgttgatcaagaaaaggtGAAAGTAATTAGGGAGTGGCCAAAACCCACTAATGTTAGTAATGTAAGAAGTTTCCATGGccttgctagcttttataggagattcatcAAGGATTTTTCTACAATTGCTGCACCATTGactgaatgcattaaaaagaatgtgggATTTAAGTGGAGTAAAGAACAAGATgaggcttttaacttgcttaAAGATAAACTTAGCTCAGCACCTTTGCTTGCTTTGCCTAACTTTTCTAAACCTTTTGAaattgagtgtgatgcaagtggcatAGGTATCGGTGGAGTTTTAATGCAAGAAAGCCAGCCAATTGCGTTCTTTAGTGAGAAATTGAGTGGATCAAGTTTAAACTACCCTACATATGACAAGGAGTTCTATGCGTTGGTAAGAGTCTTGCAAACATGGCAGCACTACCTCTGCTACAAGGAATTCATTATCCACACCGACCATGAGTCCCtgaaatatctcaaaggataA